In Bacteroidia bacterium, one genomic interval encodes:
- a CDS encoding formimidoylglutamase, with translation MSHLVVYSKEDISWETRTRKNETKVGENVQVLKNSDASLLELLSQSDAEYVLLGLPEDIGIRANGGRGGAYSAWKPALFSLLNVQSNCFGDGSNILVLGHINFDDLMLAADGINFKTEKGLGKAREFVEQIDERVFEVVKAIIQSGKEAIIIGGGHNNAFPNIKAAATGLHLNGVIKTKSINCINSDAHSDFREMEGRHSGNGFRYAFEQKFLNKYAMVGLHESYNAGNVLQYMMERPENFSLSFFEDIFIREKISFTEAVDKAIEYVKDNYCGIEIDMDTIQNIPSSAKTSSGISTIQARQYITRAASKLNTCYLHIAEAAPVLSHIKADNKTGKLIGYLVADYIKARTTFKNSKS, from the coding sequence ATGAGTCATCTTGTAGTTTACAGTAAAGAAGATATTAGTTGGGAAACACGCACCCGCAAGAATGAAACCAAGGTGGGTGAGAATGTACAGGTACTCAAAAATAGTGATGCTTCATTACTTGAACTTTTAAGTCAGTCAGATGCTGAATATGTTTTATTAGGTCTTCCAGAAGATATTGGAATCAGAGCTAATGGCGGTCGTGGAGGCGCATACAGTGCATGGAAGCCGGCATTGTTCAGCTTGTTGAATGTGCAAAGCAATTGTTTTGGCGATGGCAGTAATATTTTGGTTCTTGGTCACATCAACTTTGATGATCTGATGCTTGCTGCCGATGGGATAAATTTTAAGACAGAAAAAGGGCTCGGTAAAGCAAGAGAATTTGTTGAACAGATTGATGAAAGAGTTTTCGAAGTTGTAAAGGCAATTATTCAATCGGGCAAGGAAGCTATAATAATTGGTGGTGGCCATAACAATGCATTTCCAAATATTAAAGCCGCTGCCACAGGACTTCATTTAAATGGGGTTATAAAAACAAAGAGTATAAACTGTATCAATAGTGATGCGCACTCCGATTTTAGAGAAATGGAAGGTCGTCACAGTGGAAATGGATTTCGTTATGCTTTTGAACAAAAGTTTTTGAACAAATATGCAATGGTTGGCTTGCATGAAAGTTATAATGCAGGTAATGTGCTGCAATATATGATGGAGAGACCAGAAAATTTTTCATTGTCATTTTTTGAAGATATCTTTATCAGAGAAAAAATTTCATTTACAGAAGCAGTTGATAAAGCCATTGAATATGTTAAAGACAACTACTGCGGTATAGAAATTGACATGGATACTATACAAAATATTCCTTCAAGTGCCAAAACTTCAAGTGGAATCAGTACCATTCAGGCCCGACAGTATATAACGCGCGCAGCCTCGAAACTGAATACATGTTATTTACATATTGCCGAAGCAGCACCTGTGCTTTCACACATAAAGGCTGATAATAAAACAGGTAAACTTATCGGTTATTTAGTTGCTGACTATATTAAAGCTCGCACTACTTTTAAAAACAGCAAGAGCTGA
- the hutI gene encoding imidazolonepropionase — protein MIVILNIKGLCGILDTNVIIKRGQDLRSFIIFHDAFLAIKDGLIENYGTMTEWESVKEKYSTYELVQAEGKYVMPGWCDSHTHLVYAASREEEFVDRINGLSYEDIAQRGGGILNSAKKLAVASEEDLFQTAMQRIDLMIAKGTTSIEIKSGYGLSLESELKMLRVIRRIKESLPLNIKSTFLGAHAVPEKFKNNKAGYVRHVIDDMIPAVAAEKLADYCDVFCERNYFTQQETEAILNAGTKFGLIPKVHANQMSRSGGVQAGVNCNAISVDHLEFVEDEEIAALKNSGTMPVVLPGAAFFLSLPLPPARKMIDAGLPLAVATDFNPGSSPSGDMNFMISLLCVQYKLNPEEAFNAATINAAYAMNISHTTGSISIGKRADFFITKKITSPYIIPYSFNENVVEAVYVKGKKVV, from the coding sequence GTGATTGTAATACTTAATATTAAAGGCCTCTGTGGAATTTTGGATACTAATGTAATTATTAAACGTGGGCAGGATTTACGCAGTTTTATAATCTTTCATGATGCTTTTCTGGCGATAAAAGATGGGCTTATAGAAAACTATGGCACCATGACTGAATGGGAGTCAGTGAAAGAAAAATACAGTACCTATGAATTGGTTCAGGCAGAAGGTAAATATGTGATGCCGGGATGGTGCGATTCACATACACATCTTGTTTATGCAGCCTCGCGCGAAGAGGAATTTGTTGACCGCATCAATGGGTTGTCTTATGAAGATATAGCACAACGTGGTGGAGGTATTCTGAATTCTGCTAAGAAACTTGCCGTTGCATCAGAGGAAGATTTGTTTCAAACTGCAATGCAACGAATAGATTTAATGATTGCAAAGGGAACCACTTCAATAGAGATAAAGAGTGGCTATGGCTTGAGCCTTGAAAGCGAACTAAAGATGCTTAGGGTAATAAGGCGAATTAAAGAAAGCCTACCTCTAAATATAAAATCTACTTTTCTGGGTGCTCATGCAGTTCCGGAGAAATTCAAAAACAATAAGGCAGGCTATGTCAGACATGTTATTGATGATATGATACCTGCAGTTGCTGCTGAAAAGTTAGCTGATTATTGTGATGTGTTCTGCGAAAGAAATTATTTTACACAGCAGGAAACAGAAGCTATACTAAATGCAGGTACTAAGTTTGGTTTAATACCCAAGGTGCATGCCAATCAGATGAGCCGTTCAGGTGGTGTTCAGGCTGGTGTTAACTGTAATGCCATTAGTGTAGATCATCTGGAGTTTGTTGAAGACGAAGAAATTGCTGCACTTAAAAATAGTGGAACAATGCCCGTTGTGCTACCCGGTGCTGCATTCTTTTTGAGTTTACCCTTGCCTCCTGCCAGAAAGATGATTGATGCAGGCTTACCTTTAGCCGTAGCAACGGATTTTAACCCCGGAAGCTCACCCTCAGGCGACATGAATTTTATGATTAGTCTTCTTTGTGTTCAGTATAAATTAAACCCTGAAGAAGCATTTAATGCTGCCACTATCAATGCCGCCTATGCAATGAATATTAGTCATACTACCGGTAGTATTTCTATTGGCAAAAGAGCAGATTTTTTTATAACCAAGAAAATAACATCGCCATATATCATACCCTACTCATTCAATGAAAATGTGGTAGAAGCGGTTTATGTAAAAGGCAAAAAAGTTGTGTAA
- a CDS encoding alpha/beta fold hydrolase, whose protein sequence is MIKKIFFLAICAFAVSNLYAQKKFTYADIWGSSQFSAKSVSSLKSMKSGDTFSNTDKAGNLIRYSFKTGKVIDTLMKNEELQSKIRGFAYSEYTFSDDEKKVLLKTASEAIYRHSTKADYYIFDFTNRKLTQLSEKGKQMYAQFNPQGNMVAFVRDNNLYLKNLSDFSEKMVTDDGQKNSIINGATDWVYEEEFSFSQGYQWSNDGMYIAYYRFDESRVKEFTLTYYDSLYPKEEKYKYPKAGEENSVVEIFVYNLTTGKSIKMQTGDEKDQYIPRIKWTKLKGQLCVLRLNRHQNSLDYLLCDAASGKVTLLMNEKNNTFIEITDNLIFLNNGTQFIYSSDKSGYNQIYLRNLSDGTEKMLTHGGEVITFYGYDEKTKSCFYQVAEPTPMERVVYSVDLNHKKKLLSPANGTASASFSSNFKYSVITHSTIDKPYICYVQDSRGKKIRVLENNERVVKNLEAYTISKPEFFEFTNSEKISLHAWMITPPGFKANENKKYPVIVYLYGGPGRQTVLNQWGGSNFLWHQMLAQDGFIVVSVDNRGTPGRGKEFANSIYKNMGHYETIDQIEFAKYLRALSYVDSTRIGVHGWSYGGYLTSLLMTKGADYFKVGVAVAPVINWRYYDSIYTERYLSLPAENPKGYDDNSPVFFADKLKGKYLLIHGLTDDNVHFQNSAEMVIALVKNKKQFDSFYYPNQAHGISQSRWHLYEMMTEYFKKNL, encoded by the coding sequence ATGATCAAAAAAATATTTTTTCTTGCCATTTGTGCTTTTGCAGTTTCCAATCTGTATGCACAAAAAAAATTTACTTATGCCGACATTTGGGGGTCATCGCAGTTTTCTGCTAAAAGTGTTTCTTCCCTAAAAAGTATGAAAAGTGGCGACACCTTTTCAAATACCGACAAAGCCGGAAACCTGATTCGCTACAGTTTCAAAACAGGAAAGGTTATTGACACACTTATGAAAAATGAAGAGTTGCAATCAAAAATCAGGGGTTTTGCATATTCGGAATACACCTTTAGTGATGATGAAAAAAAAGTTTTGCTGAAAACAGCTTCAGAAGCAATTTACAGACATTCAACAAAGGCCGACTATTATATTTTTGATTTTACAAACCGCAAACTAACTCAACTTTCAGAAAAAGGAAAGCAGATGTATGCACAGTTTAATCCACAAGGTAACATGGTTGCTTTTGTCCGTGATAATAATTTATATCTAAAAAATCTTTCAGACTTCAGTGAAAAAATGGTTACTGATGATGGGCAGAAAAATTCTATCATCAATGGCGCTACAGACTGGGTTTACGAAGAAGAATTTTCTTTCAGTCAGGGATATCAATGGTCAAATGATGGGATGTATATAGCATACTACAGGTTTGATGAAAGCAGAGTTAAAGAATTCACACTAACATATTACGACTCACTTTATCCAAAAGAAGAGAAGTATAAATATCCTAAAGCCGGTGAAGAAAATTCAGTTGTGGAAATTTTTGTTTATAATCTCACTACAGGTAAAAGCATTAAAATGCAAACTGGTGATGAAAAAGATCAATACATTCCAAGAATAAAATGGACAAAGTTGAAAGGGCAATTATGTGTATTAAGATTAAATAGACATCAGAACAGTTTGGATTATTTATTGTGCGATGCTGCTTCAGGCAAAGTCACTTTACTCATGAATGAAAAAAATAACACGTTTATTGAGATTACTGATAACCTGATTTTCTTGAATAATGGAACACAATTTATTTACAGCAGCGATAAAAGTGGATACAATCAGATTTATCTGAGAAACCTTAGTGATGGCACAGAAAAAATGTTAACTCATGGTGGTGAAGTAATAACATTTTATGGCTATGATGAGAAAACTAAAAGTTGTTTTTATCAGGTTGCTGAGCCAACCCCAATGGAAAGAGTTGTTTATTCTGTAGACCTGAATCATAAGAAGAAATTATTGTCGCCTGCCAACGGTACTGCATCAGCATCTTTCAGCAGTAATTTTAAGTATTCAGTAATTACACATAGCACAATTGACAAACCTTATATCTGTTATGTTCAGGACAGCAGAGGTAAAAAAATAAGGGTGTTGGAAAATAATGAAAGAGTGGTAAAGAATCTTGAAGCTTATACAATTTCTAAACCTGAATTTTTTGAATTCACTAATTCTGAAAAAATCAGCCTGCATGCATGGATGATAACGCCACCGGGTTTTAAAGCCAATGAGAATAAAAAATATCCTGTTATTGTTTATTTATATGGAGGGCCGGGCAGACAGACAGTCCTTAACCAATGGGGTGGATCAAATTTCCTCTGGCATCAGATGCTTGCGCAAGATGGTTTTATTGTAGTATCGGTTGACAACAGAGGAACTCCGGGACGTGGTAAGGAATTTGCCAATAGTATTTATAAAAACATGGGTCATTATGAAACGATTGATCAGATAGAATTTGCAAAATATCTTCGTGCATTATCTTATGTTGACTCAACCCGTATTGGTGTTCATGGATGGAGTTATGGTGGCTATTTGACTTCTTTACTTATGACAAAGGGTGCTGATTATTTTAAAGTTGGTGTTGCCGTAGCACCTGTCATCAACTGGCGCTATTACGATTCAATTTATACGGAAAGATATTTGTCTTTGCCGGCAGAGAATCCAAAAGGTTATGATGATAACTCACCTGTTTTTTTTGCCGATAAATTGAAAGGTAAGTATTTGCTCATTCACGGGCTAACTGATGACAATGTGCATTTTCAGAACAGTGCAGAAATGGTTATTGCATTAGTAAAGAATAAAAAACAATTCGACTCTTTTTATTACCCCAATCAGGCACATGGCATTTCTCAATCGAGGTGGCATTTGTATGAAATGATGACTGAGTACTTTAAGAAAAACCTATAA
- a CDS encoding DUF3276 family protein yields the protein MHDSENNGNSREVIFSKAVKAGKRTYFFDVKSTRANDYFVTITESKKKFNMGDDKPFYEKHKIFLYKEDFEKFIEGLNEAVAHIKNGNAGKSDQDNDSSGGGSNPYSDISFDEETS from the coding sequence ATGCACGATTCAGAAAATAATGGAAACTCAAGAGAGGTAATCTTCTCTAAAGCAGTTAAGGCAGGAAAAAGAACCTATTTTTTCGATGTTAAGTCAACCCGGGCTAACGACTATTTTGTTACAATTACAGAGAGCAAGAAGAAGTTTAACATGGGTGATGACAAACCTTTTTATGAGAAACATAAAATCTTCCTCTATAAAGAAGATTTTGAGAAGTTTATTGAAGGATTGAATGAGGCTGTTGCACACATTAAAAATGGCAATGCCGGAAAATCAGATCAGGATAATGACAGTTCGGGTGGCGGTTCAAACCCGTATAGTGACATTAGCTTTGATGAAGAAACGAGCTGA
- the meaB gene encoding methylmalonyl Co-A mutase-associated GTPase MeaB, with product MSFNLNQTEIIQGNYRSLAKVISQVENSADGAIDLLRHLKINYDIPVIGFTGPPGAGKSSLLNALLAKMANKWRIAILAVDPTSPFTSGSILGDRYRMNEYFLHQNVYIRSLATRGNLGGLSARTIEITDVLRSCAFDFIFIETVGVGQSEVEIAALADTTILVLNPGTGDDIQALKAGIMEIADVFVINKADRDQADALVKHIQNMLRLRNQAHHPPIFKTIATEGTGIDLLTACLMDKTRKQTDKQRLFYEKSIRLIISNKMSDFNYQSLKNKLRDAMGLKDFNLYSFLHENYFKK from the coding sequence ATGTCATTCAATTTAAATCAGACTGAAATCATTCAGGGAAATTATCGGTCGCTGGCAAAAGTTATTTCGCAGGTCGAGAATTCTGCTGATGGTGCAATTGATTTGCTAAGGCATCTGAAGATAAATTATGACATTCCTGTAATAGGATTTACCGGCCCCCCCGGTGCAGGAAAAAGCTCATTGCTTAATGCATTGCTTGCTAAAATGGCCAACAAGTGGCGCATCGCAATCCTTGCAGTTGACCCAACATCGCCTTTTACAAGTGGAAGTATTTTAGGTGATCGTTACAGAATGAATGAATACTTTTTACATCAGAATGTTTATATCAGATCATTGGCAACAAGAGGAAATCTCGGAGGGTTATCAGCCAGAACTATTGAAATTACTGATGTATTGCGGTCATGTGCATTTGATTTTATTTTTATAGAAACTGTTGGCGTTGGACAAAGCGAGGTTGAAATAGCTGCATTAGCCGACACTACAATTTTGGTTTTAAATCCCGGTACCGGTGACGACATTCAGGCATTGAAAGCCGGTATTATGGAGATTGCTGATGTGTTTGTAATTAATAAAGCAGACAGAGATCAGGCTGATGCTCTTGTAAAGCACATTCAAAACATGTTAAGGTTGCGAAATCAGGCACACCATCCTCCAATTTTTAAGACTATAGCAACAGAAGGCACAGGGATTGATTTATTGACAGCATGTTTAATGGATAAAACAAGAAAGCAAACAGATAAACAGCGTTTGTTTTATGAAAAATCCATTCGCCTTATCATCAGCAATAAAATGAGCGATTTTAATTATCAGTCCTTGAAAAATAAACTTCGAGATGCTATGGGCTTAAAGGATTTTAACCTCTATAGTTTTCTTCACGAAAATTATTTTAAGAAGTAG
- a CDS encoding glycosyltransferase family 2 protein — MVKISGVIITFNEEKKIEQCLKSLLTVCDEIVVLDSLSTDKTEEICSRYAVKFVKQKFLGYIEQKNHALTFASNNLVLSLDADECLSETLQKSIEQIKNNHTASAYSMNRLTRYCDKWIYHSGWYPDVKIRLFDKTKAQWGGTNPHDKIILSEKTTVQHLKGDLLHYSIDSIEQHMQQATKFGIIAAKSKFSKGQSSNGFKTLLHTAGRFLKTYILKAGFLDGYYGWLIAKYSAKSVYLRYSLLEHRNHEKLKSL, encoded by the coding sequence ATGGTAAAAATTTCAGGAGTAATAATCACTTTTAACGAAGAGAAAAAGATTGAACAATGCCTGAAAAGTCTTTTAACTGTTTGTGATGAAATTGTGGTATTGGACTCGCTATCAACTGACAAAACAGAAGAAATTTGCAGTCGTTATGCCGTAAAGTTTGTCAAACAAAAGTTTTTAGGCTACATAGAACAAAAAAACCATGCACTGACTTTTGCTTCAAATAATTTAGTACTTTCTCTGGATGCAGACGAATGTCTTTCTGAAACATTACAAAAATCAATTGAACAAATTAAAAATAATCATACCGCTTCTGCTTACAGCATGAACAGGCTTACGCGATATTGTGATAAGTGGATCTATCATAGCGGTTGGTATCCTGATGTAAAAATACGCTTGTTCGATAAAACAAAAGCACAATGGGGAGGCACAAACCCTCATGATAAAATTATCCTATCAGAAAAAACTACCGTACAGCATTTGAAAGGTGATTTACTTCATTACAGTATTGACAGTATAGAGCAGCACATGCAACAGGCAACTAAGTTTGGTATTATTGCGGCAAAGTCAAAATTTTCTAAAGGGCAATCTTCAAACGGATTCAAAACATTGCTACATACAGCAGGAAGATTTTTGAAGACTTATATTTTAAAAGCAGGTTTTTTGGATGGATACTATGGGTGGCTCATTGCTAAATATTCTGCCAAAAGTGTTTATCTACGCTATTCATTGTTGGAACATCGTAACCACGAAAAATTAAAAAGTCTTTGA
- a CDS encoding glycosyltransferase family 4 protein, whose product MKVLHISTATGWRGGEQQAAYLIRQLEILQTTCFLLCPKDAAIIQHLNKYDCKIEVFQKGTALNLPLAIKIKKYCKDNQVDLIHTHDSHAHTAAFLSAWLFGNKCPVVVSRRVDFAVSSSWFSYLKYNHSSIKKIICVSDAIRQITSPAIKRKNILEVVHSGVDTEKFVLGKTKLHQEYQLPKETFLIGNVSALADHKDLFTFIDTAEIILQQTQQVHFFLIGDGTEMNALQARVAEKKLTDNIHFTGFRNDINELLPELNLFLMTSKTEGLGTTILDAFAAQVPVVATQAGGIPEIVQHEKTGLIAPVGNAKQLATHAMAVMNDRNLAKTLSTNAQQLVSEYTFRRTAEKTKAVYVKVLQEQKSDI is encoded by the coding sequence ATGAAGGTACTGCATATATCAACTGCAACAGGTTGGCGTGGGGGCGAGCAGCAGGCAGCCTATCTAATACGTCAGCTTGAAATCCTGCAAACAACATGTTTTTTATTATGTCCTAAGGATGCAGCAATCATTCAACATCTGAATAAATATGATTGCAAGATAGAAGTCTTTCAAAAAGGCACGGCACTTAATTTACCTTTAGCAATAAAGATAAAAAAGTATTGTAAAGACAATCAGGTTGACCTCATACACACGCATGACTCGCACGCACATACTGCTGCATTTCTTTCTGCCTGGCTGTTTGGAAATAAATGCCCTGTTGTGGTAAGCCGCAGAGTAGATTTTGCTGTTTCTTCTTCCTGGTTTTCATATTTGAAATACAATCATTCAAGTATTAAAAAGATAATCTGTGTGTCTGATGCAATCAGGCAAATAACATCACCTGCTATTAAAAGAAAAAATATTTTAGAAGTTGTCCATTCCGGAGTTGACACTGAAAAATTTGTTTTAGGAAAAACAAAACTGCATCAGGAATATCAATTACCAAAAGAGACTTTTCTTATTGGCAATGTATCTGCCTTAGCTGACCATAAAGACTTATTTACTTTTATTGATACGGCAGAAATTATTTTACAACAAACGCAACAAGTTCATTTCTTTCTGATTGGCGATGGTACAGAAATGAATGCACTTCAAGCTAGAGTTGCTGAAAAAAAACTTACAGACAACATTCATTTTACCGGTTTCAGAAATGATATTAATGAATTGCTACCGGAGCTCAATCTCTTTCTGATGACCTCGAAAACAGAAGGTCTTGGCACAACTATTTTAGATGCCTTTGCAGCTCAGGTTCCTGTTGTGGCAACTCAAGCAGGTGGTATTCCTGAAATTGTGCAGCATGAAAAAACCGGATTGATAGCACCTGTTGGCAATGCTAAACAACTTGCCACACATGCAATGGCAGTAATGAATGACCGTAATCTTGCAAAAACACTTTCCACTAATGCACAGCAGTTAGTTTCTGAATATACTTTCAGAAGAACAGCAGAAAAAACAAAAGCTGTTTATGTTAAAGTTTTACAAGAGCAAAAATCAGATATATAA
- the uvrC gene encoding excinuclease ABC subunit UvrC, with product MAVKNEHIKAIIEGLPNEPGVYQFFDKNEKIIYVGKAKNLKKRVYSYFSKDIFESGKTAIMVRQISDLRFIITETELDALLLENNLIKKHQPRYNILLKDDKTYPWICIKNEPFPRIFYTRRKIRDGSQYFGPYASVKMINILLDMIHRLYKLRNCNLSLTPENIQNKKFRVCLEFHVGNCLGPCEGRQSAEDYQQGIENIRHILKGNINQVIRILQDEMQTASQNLEFEKAQQIKSKLDTLEQFRSKSVIVSPVINNVDVVTIVSDENYGFANFMKVINGAILQSQTIELKKKLSETDSDLITFALTELRQRFESDATEILVNVMPDTFPAGTEVSIPKIGEKKHLLSLSEKNARYYQLEKLAQYDKLNPEHKTDRLMEKMKTDLRMMEQPRRIECFDNSNFQGTNAVAAMSVFVNGKAAKKEYRHFNIKTVEGPDDFASMQEVIFRRYKRVLEEKQPLPQLIIIDGGKGQLNAALTGLEKLGLNKKIQTIGIAKKLEEIYYPGDSVPMYLDKKSETLKIIQQLRDEVHRFGITHHRNKRSRNFLQSEILQIPGIGNATFEKLIIHFKSVKKIKEAHAEQIAEIIGKQKAAIVVNYFNSEKQQADEVN from the coding sequence ATGGCTGTTAAAAACGAGCATATAAAAGCCATTATTGAAGGACTTCCAAATGAACCGGGTGTTTATCAGTTTTTTGATAAAAATGAAAAGATTATTTACGTAGGTAAAGCAAAAAATCTGAAGAAAAGAGTTTATAGTTACTTTTCAAAAGACATTTTTGAAAGTGGGAAAACAGCCATTATGGTCAGGCAGATTTCTGATTTGCGTTTTATTATTACAGAAACCGAATTAGATGCGCTCTTACTCGAAAACAACCTGATTAAAAAACATCAACCTCGCTACAACATCCTCCTCAAAGACGATAAAACATACCCATGGATTTGTATTAAAAATGAACCTTTTCCCAGAATTTTTTATACAAGAAGAAAAATCCGCGATGGCTCACAGTACTTTGGCCCTTATGCTTCGGTGAAAATGATTAATATTTTGTTAGACATGATTCACCGGCTTTATAAGCTAAGAAATTGCAATCTTAGTCTTACTCCTGAAAATATTCAGAATAAAAAATTCAGAGTTTGTCTTGAATTTCACGTAGGCAATTGTCTTGGTCCATGCGAAGGCCGTCAATCAGCAGAAGACTATCAGCAAGGTATTGAAAACATAAGGCACATATTAAAAGGAAATATCAATCAGGTGATTCGTATTTTGCAGGATGAAATGCAAACAGCTTCACAAAATCTTGAATTTGAAAAAGCGCAACAGATAAAAAGTAAACTCGATACCTTAGAGCAGTTCCGGAGTAAATCCGTAATAGTTAGTCCGGTTATTAATAATGTTGATGTAGTGACTATTGTTTCTGATGAAAATTATGGCTTTGCCAATTTCATGAAAGTCATCAACGGTGCCATTCTGCAATCGCAAACTATTGAGCTGAAGAAGAAACTTTCAGAAACAGATTCCGACCTGATAACTTTTGCATTGACAGAATTGCGTCAGCGTTTTGAAAGTGATGCAACAGAAATATTGGTCAATGTAATGCCGGACACTTTTCCTGCCGGTACTGAAGTGAGTATTCCAAAAATAGGAGAGAAAAAACATCTGCTCAGCCTCTCTGAAAAAAATGCGCGATATTATCAGTTGGAAAAATTAGCGCAGTATGATAAGCTGAATCCTGAACATAAAACAGACCGGTTGATGGAGAAAATGAAAACAGATTTAAGGATGATGGAGCAACCTCGCAGGATTGAATGTTTTGACAACTCGAATTTTCAGGGGACCAATGCTGTTGCAGCCATGAGTGTGTTTGTTAATGGTAAAGCGGCAAAAAAAGAATACAGACACTTTAATATCAAAACCGTTGAAGGACCGGATGATTTTGCATCAATGCAGGAAGTAATCTTCAGACGCTACAAACGTGTTTTAGAAGAAAAACAACCGTTGCCGCAGCTTATCATCATAGATGGTGGCAAAGGACAACTTAATGCAGCATTGACAGGTCTTGAAAAATTGGGTTTAAATAAAAAGATTCAAACCATTGGTATAGCTAAAAAATTAGAAGAAATTTATTACCCCGGAGATTCTGTACCCATGTATCTTGACAAAAAAAGTGAAACCTTAAAAATTATTCAGCAACTGAGAGATGAAGTGCATCGTTTCGGGATAACACATCACAGAAATAAAAGAAGTCGTAATTTTCTGCAGTCAGAAATATTGCAAATTCCTGGAATAGGAAATGCCACATTTGAGAAACTGATTATTCATTTTAAAAGTGTAAAAAAAATTAAAGAAGCCCATGCAGAACAAATTGCAGAAATCATAGGTAAACAAAAAGCTGCAATAGTTGTAAATTATTTTAATTCAGAGAAACAACAAGCTGATGAAGTCAACTAA
- a CDS encoding ATP-binding protein, with the protein MKSTKIFYLLVVYVLLQLGWWSYLLVKLNSELGNEKLRYLETLPQTEATIIQENAIRKKLKEKYLMVAGEGLVFLSLLGIGIYYARRSFQKEFQMALQQKNFMMSITHEFKSPIAGIRLSLETLLRREIEKDQKDKILGRALLETDRINFLVENILTATRIESSNMDFHFQNTNLSALLTDLMIIFQQSSGSHQFKVQVEKDIHIMADKNGIHSLVLNLLENAQKYTPAGSDIEVKLFQINEDVFLQVCDNGPGIVDIEKRKIFEKFYRIGNEETRTTKGTGLGLYICRFIALKHKGRIVVQDNYPQGCIFEVVIPSLNNKT; encoded by the coding sequence ATGAAGTCAACTAAAATATTCTATCTGTTAGTGGTCTATGTGCTGCTGCAATTGGGCTGGTGGTCGTATCTTTTAGTGAAATTAAACTCTGAGTTAGGAAATGAAAAACTACGTTATCTTGAAACGTTGCCTCAAACAGAAGCAACCATAATTCAGGAAAATGCCATTCGCAAAAAGCTAAAAGAAAAATATCTGATGGTAGCAGGCGAAGGGTTGGTTTTTTTATCACTTCTTGGTATTGGAATTTATTATGCACGCAGGTCTTTTCAAAAAGAATTTCAGATGGCATTACAGCAAAAAAACTTTATGATGAGCATTACGCATGAATTTAAATCTCCTATTGCAGGCATTAGACTTAGTCTGGAAACATTGCTCAGAAGAGAAATTGAAAAAGACCAAAAAGATAAAATTTTGGGAAGGGCATTATTGGAGACTGACAGAATAAATTTTTTAGTTGAAAATATTCTTACAGCAACACGCATTGAGTCGTCCAATATGGATTTTCACTTTCAGAACACTAACCTTTCGGCCTTGTTAACTGATTTGATGATCATATTTCAGCAATCTTCCGGCAGCCATCAATTCAAGGTGCAAGTTGAGAAAGATATTCACATCATGGCTGACAAAAATGGCATTCACTCATTAGTACTTAATTTGCTGGAGAACGCTCAAAAATATACGCCTGCAGGTTCTGATATTGAAGTAAAACTTTTTCAGATAAATGAAGATGTCTTTTTGCAAGTGTGCGACAACGGACCCGGTATTGTTGATATTGAAAAAAGAAAAATTTTTGAAAAATTCTATCGTATAGGTAACGAAGAAACACGCACTACAAAAGGAACAGGCTTAGGGCTTTACATCTGTCGCTTTATTGCTTTAAAACATAAAGGCCGAATAGTTGTTCAGGATAATTATCCGCAGGGCTGTATTTTTGAAGTCGTCATTCCATCATTAAACAATAAAACATAA